One window of the Lycorma delicatula isolate Av1 chromosome 3, ASM4794821v1, whole genome shotgun sequence genome contains the following:
- the LOC142321656 gene encoding uncharacterized protein LOC142321656, whose protein sequence is MDALVMEPKTHHLSLVKTDIPTVTKPDDVIIKVAYAGVCGTDQHIIDGTFPCSKKPLILGHELTGTVCATGCDVKHVKKGDRVGVDPNSGCGICRYCHTASYHVCPHGALNSTLGIFSNGGWAQFCKVSSKQVYKLPSTISFKQAVLLEPLSCIYHGFSRIAPLHYSQNILITGAGIIGNLWCSVLHHMGHRNVTVSETEEVRRKLFKRLDSGYAITTPKELNKMFCNDSVNGVDIVIENSGNGTAIEQSLNLLNRGGKLCIFGVASPGTRVSMSPFDIFLREITIFGVTINRYSFQHAIGLMETMGSRYIDYCRLGVKVFSLSQCELALQELRKGSISKAVFKIDKCAE, encoded by the exons atggaTGCGTTAGTTATGGAACCAAAGACTCACCACCTTTCACTAGTTAAAACAGACATACCTACTGTTACAAAACCTGATGATGTTATCATTAAAGTGGCATATGCTGGGGTATGTGGAACTGATCAGCATATTATTGAT gGCACATTTCCTTGCTCAAAAAAACCACTTATATTAGGCCATGAGCTTACTGGTACAGTATGTGCAACTGGTTGCGATGTAAAACATGTGAAAAAAGGTGACAGAGTAGGAGTTGATCCCAACag TGGTTGTGGAATATGTCGTTATTGTCACACAGCTTCATACCATGTATGCCCTCATGGAGCATTAAATTCTACCTTAGGAATTTTCTCTAATGGAGGCTGGGCCCAATTTTGCAAAGTATCATCAAAGCAAGTTTACAAATTGCCATCCACCATTAGTTTTAAACAAG CTGTGTTATTAGAACCTTTATCGTGTATCTATCATGGGTTCTCTCGAATAGCTCCTCTTCATTACAGCCAAAACATACTAATCACGGGTGCTGGAATAATTGGAAATCTTTGGTGTAGTGTACTTCATCATATGGGTCATCGAAATGTAACGGTATCAGAAACAGAAGAGGTCAGAAGGAAGCTTTTTAAAAGATTAG ATTCCGGATATGCTATCACCACTCccaaagaattaaacaaaatgttctgTAATGACAGTGTAAATGGTGTTGACATTGTTATTGAGAACAGTGGAAATGGTACAGCAATAGAACAAAGTCTAAATCTTCTTAATCGTGGAGGCAAACTGTGTATTTTTGGAGTTGCTTCACCAGGAACTAGAGTAAG cATGTCTCCATTTGATATATTCTTAAGGGAAATAACTATCTTTGGTGTAACGATTAACCGTTACTCATTCCAGCATGCTATTGGTCTTATGGAAACAATGGGCTCAAG gtATATAGATTACTGTCGGCTTGGTGTAAAAGTGTTTAGTTTAAGTCAATGTGAATTAGCCTTACAAGAATTAAGAAAAGGAAGCATTTCAAaagcagtttttaaaattgataagtgTGCAGAGTAA